The Methanohalophilus portucalensis genome window below encodes:
- the endA gene encoding tRNA-intron lyase, with product MIGKLKEDRVVAGKEAIEEIYETSYYGRPKKGNLILTLVEAAHLLYREKLEIETEGVSLGFEEYFKSASLLNPNFELKYIVYKDLRERGFYVQPGVADFRVYPRGGKPGKSSSRSYVYVHSERVALPLSVLLKNLESACNVRKQLIIAVVDEESDITYYEVQESDPAGNMEQLYPSLHTPATMLEDRVIVWDGEASGKLYENGFYGKPLDQKRLQLSLVEGAFLLKNNIIEVTTRKDDNKLNFDDFCEKAAHIEPLFQRKYRVYEDLRNRKLVPKTGFKFGTHFRVYSEVKSSSKIPHSEYLTHSIGTQHEFSLPVMSRAIRLANSVRKKMLFAIEADEIRHIDITRVKM from the coding sequence TTGATTGGAAAATTGAAAGAAGACAGGGTTGTTGCCGGCAAAGAGGCAATTGAAGAGATATATGAAACCAGTTATTACGGCAGACCCAAAAAAGGCAATTTAATACTCACTCTGGTTGAAGCAGCACACCTGCTTTACCGTGAGAAACTCGAAATTGAAACTGAAGGCGTATCACTTGGATTTGAAGAATATTTCAAGAGTGCATCCCTGTTAAACCCCAATTTTGAACTCAAATATATTGTATATAAGGACCTTCGAGAGCGTGGTTTTTACGTTCAGCCGGGAGTTGCGGACTTCAGGGTATATCCACGGGGCGGCAAACCCGGAAAATCCTCATCCAGAAGTTATGTGTATGTCCATTCGGAGAGAGTTGCCCTTCCCCTGTCCGTTCTTTTGAAAAATCTGGAATCAGCCTGTAACGTGCGTAAACAGCTCATAATTGCAGTTGTAGACGAGGAAAGTGACATTACCTATTATGAAGTGCAGGAATCAGACCCTGCAGGTAATATGGAACAGCTGTACCCTTCACTGCATACTCCTGCAACTATGCTTGAGGATCGTGTCATTGTCTGGGACGGTGAAGCTTCCGGTAAACTATACGAAAATGGTTTTTATGGAAAGCCTCTGGATCAAAAAAGACTACAGCTGTCCCTTGTAGAAGGTGCTTTCCTGCTAAAGAACAACATAATTGAAGTAACCACACGAAAAGATGACAATAAACTCAATTTTGATGATTTCTGCGAAAAAGCCGCGCATATCGAGCCGCTTTTCCAGAGGAAATACAGGGTATACGAAGACCTCAGGAACCGCAAACTCGTACCTAAAACCGGATTCAAATTCGGTACTCATTTCAGGGTATACAGCGAAGTGAAGTCCTCATCAAAGATTCCCCATTCCGAATACCTGACCCATTCGATTGGCACACAACATGAATTTTCCCTGCCGGTTATGTCAAGGGCAATCAGGCTGGCCAACAGTGTGCGTAAAAAAATGCTCTTTGCAATAGAAGCCGATGAAATACGTCATATTGATATTACACGTGTGAAAATGTAA
- the cfbB gene encoding Ni-sirohydrochlorin a,c-diamide synthase — MPDQNLMEMPRLLVSADRSSSGKTTIVAGMLAALTAKGYRVQPFKVGLDYIDPSYHSEITGRNARNIDGYLMDEEGIRDVFTHGCETDGKADVAIIEGVRGLYEGFDSFTDTGSTAQIAKILNCPVVLVINARSITRSAAALVKGYTSFDESINIAGVILNNIGNPRHAKKASEAIEHYTGIPVLGTIRRDNAMQISMRHLGLIPALEGRSRISDLDQRIGTIRDRVDEGVDIAEILKIANSAEPVEKPPKTMFTSRDIKGKRPKIGVALDEAFNFYYHDNIELLQLAGADLEYFSPVHDSKLPDVDGLYIGGGYPELFAPQLQDNESLRLEIREASRSGMPIYAECGGLMYLTEKLTTGVKGKGTYHMAEMPEATTEMVGALPGHTLMGHTRVVSYNNGQIVKDAIIGKKGNTFRGHEFHHSEIRDIPDSTDFAIKLSRGIGIKGEWDGMTVENTLGSYAHLEGVSYREFARSFVDSIIE, encoded by the coding sequence ATGCCCGATCAAAATCTTATGGAAATGCCCCGTCTCCTGGTATCCGCAGATCGTTCCTCTTCCGGTAAAACGACAATTGTTGCCGGAATGCTGGCAGCCCTTACTGCAAAGGGATACAGGGTACAGCCATTCAAGGTAGGCCTGGACTACATTGATCCGAGTTATCATTCTGAAATCACAGGTCGGAATGCCCGCAATATAGACGGCTACCTCATGGACGAGGAAGGAATTCGTGATGTATTCACCCATGGATGTGAAACTGATGGAAAGGCAGATGTTGCCATCATCGAAGGCGTTAGGGGCCTCTATGAAGGCTTTGATAGTTTCACCGACACAGGCAGTACTGCCCAGATAGCAAAGATACTCAACTGCCCCGTAGTGCTGGTAATCAATGCCCGCAGCATCACACGTTCAGCCGCGGCCCTTGTGAAAGGTTACACCTCTTTTGATGAAAGTATAAACATTGCAGGGGTGATCCTGAATAATATCGGAAATCCCCGTCATGCAAAAAAGGCCAGTGAAGCCATTGAACACTACACCGGGATTCCCGTACTTGGAACCATCCGCAGGGATAATGCAATGCAGATATCCATGCGCCATCTGGGACTGATCCCCGCCCTTGAAGGACGCAGCCGTATCAGTGACCTGGACCAGCGAATCGGGACTATCCGGGACAGGGTGGATGAAGGAGTGGATATTGCAGAGATACTTAAAATTGCAAACTCTGCAGAACCTGTCGAAAAACCTCCAAAAACCATGTTCACATCCCGTGATATAAAAGGAAAGAGGCCTAAAATCGGCGTGGCACTGGATGAGGCTTTCAATTTTTATTATCATGATAACATCGAATTGCTCCAGCTTGCAGGTGCAGATTTGGAATATTTCAGCCCGGTCCATGATAGTAAGTTACCCGATGTTGATGGATTGTATATCGGAGGAGGATATCCCGAACTTTTTGCCCCCCAGCTTCAGGACAATGAATCCCTGCGCCTGGAGATTCGGGAAGCATCCAGATCAGGAATGCCCATTTATGCAGAATGCGGCGGGCTTATGTACCTTACAGAAAAACTCACCACTGGCGTAAAGGGTAAAGGCACATACCATATGGCAGAAATGCCCGAAGCCACCACCGAAATGGTGGGAGCATTACCCGGCCACACCCTTATGGGGCATACCCGTGTGGTTAGTTACAATAACGGCCAAATCGTAAAGGATGCGATAATAGGCAAAAAGGGTAATACATTCAGGGGCCATGAATTCCATCACTCCGAAATAAGGGACATCCCGGATAGCACGGATTTTGCCATTAAACTTTCCCGGGGCATCGGAATCAAAGGTGAATGGGACGGGATGACAGTAGAAAATACACTGGGATCCTATGCACACCTTGAAGGTGTCTCCTATCGTGAATTTGCCAGATCCTTTGTGGATTCTATAATTGAATGA
- the cfbC gene encoding Ni-sirohydrochlorin a,c-diamide reductive cyclase ATP-dependent reductase subunit, protein MNPQKRIAIYGKGGIGKSSTASNVAAACADEGYNVMIIGCDPKSDSSITLLGGKRIPTILDLLREGMEIEKEEDVVFEGYKAVKCVEVGGPEPGIGCAGRGIIVAIQKLKKISQSMKEMDLIIYDVPGDIVCGGFVAPIRKGLVNEAYVLTSGEYMPLYAANNICKGLSRINTKLSGVICNSRSVSREEEIVSKFANEIGSDLVAFIPKEQIVQDCERDGYSVLEKAGDTDIAEVYRTLARNIMASDCAVDPRALTDERLRELTR, encoded by the coding sequence ATGAATCCACAGAAAAGGATTGCAATCTACGGTAAAGGCGGCATCGGGAAATCAAGTACTGCATCCAATGTAGCCGCTGCGTGTGCCGATGAGGGTTATAATGTCATGATCATCGGATGTGACCCCAAAAGTGATTCATCCATAACCCTGCTGGGAGGAAAACGTATCCCCACTATCCTGGACCTACTCAGGGAAGGTATGGAAATAGAAAAGGAAGAAGACGTGGTTTTTGAGGGATACAAGGCAGTGAAATGTGTAGAGGTCGGCGGACCGGAACCGGGTATAGGTTGTGCCGGGAGGGGAATCATTGTTGCAATCCAGAAACTCAAGAAGATATCCCAATCCATGAAAGAAATGGACCTTATCATTTACGATGTGCCCGGTGATATCGTCTGTGGCGGATTTGTAGCCCCGATCAGGAAAGGACTGGTCAATGAGGCCTACGTCCTTACATCCGGGGAATACATGCCCCTGTATGCAGCCAATAACATTTGCAAGGGACTGTCCCGTATAAATACGAAACTTAGCGGTGTAATCTGCAACTCACGCAGTGTCAGCCGGGAAGAGGAGATAGTTAGCAAATTTGCAAATGAGATTGGAAGTGATCTGGTGGCCTTTATACCAAAGGAGCAGATAGTTCAGGACTGCGAAAGGGATGGCTATTCAGTTCTTGAAAAGGCGGGAGATACAGATATTGCCGAAGTGTATCGCACCCTTGCAAGAAATATAATGGCCAGCGATTGTGCGGTCGATCCCCGGGCACTGACAGATGAGCGGCTCAGGGAACTTACCCGGTAA
- the cfbD gene encoding Ni-sirohydrochlorin a,c-diamide reductive cyclase catalytic subunit — MQQKNLSIMHPRPSSIVAALYTLRDLNVEVAILHGPPGCSFKHARLLEEDGIRVVTTALDENGFVFGGHDRLVDMLQKVEERFSPKRIGVVGTCVSMIIGEELHEAVMEANLDAPVIEVEVHAGYNDNTKGVLFALESALDVGIIDRQEFERQQHLLNEATNVEKKYGAASKEYLEPSRGDVKYTVAKRVIEMLKAGKKGICILNAKKETAYMFADITVALQEVAVKLGVEDNIVNFANLDTELGLPRVRQHAEHILADMHDNVKIDEIIGGLDEYPIAGQQVRQLIESKYKDFDFAVIAGVPHAIPMEALEGMELISITNGPRQVHPLKDMGHEHVLVEIDLHPKTLGVTNIVESEFGATLRQLALEE, encoded by the coding sequence ATGCAGCAGAAGAACCTTTCTATCATGCATCCCCGCCCGAGTTCCATAGTCGCGGCGCTGTACACTTTGAGAGACCTTAATGTAGAAGTCGCAATCCTACACGGGCCACCGGGTTGTTCTTTCAAGCACGCAAGGTTGCTGGAAGAGGACGGAATCCGGGTTGTGACCACTGCCCTGGACGAAAACGGTTTCGTATTCGGGGGACATGACCGACTTGTAGATATGTTACAGAAAGTCGAAGAAAGGTTCAGCCCGAAACGCATCGGTGTCGTCGGGACATGTGTGAGCATGATAATCGGCGAGGAACTCCATGAAGCGGTCATGGAAGCAAATCTGGATGCCCCTGTGATCGAAGTAGAGGTCCATGCAGGCTACAATGATAACACCAAAGGAGTATTGTTTGCTCTGGAATCCGCCCTTGATGTAGGAATAATCGACAGGCAGGAATTTGAAAGACAGCAACATCTTCTCAATGAAGCCACAAATGTCGAAAAAAAATACGGAGCCGCCAGCAAGGAGTATCTTGAACCTTCTCGGGGTGATGTAAAATATACTGTGGCAAAAAGAGTCATAGAAATGCTCAAAGCAGGCAAGAAAGGAATCTGCATCCTCAATGCCAAAAAAGAAACCGCCTACATGTTTGCTGATATAACGGTGGCCCTGCAGGAAGTAGCCGTAAAACTTGGTGTTGAGGACAATATTGTCAATTTCGCAAATCTTGATACCGAGCTTGGATTACCCCGGGTACGCCAGCATGCAGAACATATTCTTGCAGATATGCATGATAACGTAAAAATAGATGAAATAATAGGCGGACTGGATGAATATCCCATTGCAGGCCAGCAGGTCAGGCAACTTATAGAATCAAAATACAAAGATTTTGATTTTGCCGTGATCGCCGGTGTACCCCATGCAATACCGATGGAAGCGCTTGAAGGCATGGAACTTATATCAATCACAAATGGACCCAGGCAGGTTCATCCCCTGAAAGATATGGGTCATGAACATGTGCTTGTGGAGATAGACCTCCATCCAAAAACACTGGGCGTGACAAATATCGTGGAATCCGAATTCGGAGCTACCTTGAGACAGCTTGCCCTGGAGGAATAA
- the cfbE gene encoding coenzyme F430 synthase, protein MTAGQRHFIVLDLNHGGLLISSKLAGHGYRVTAVDVYGTLPKEKFSGLPAEVEVVSKPPLPDKNAIIITPVHLDPTYPVLAKAISQGNIIYSHHYITGQILREEGIFSQAKVIEITGVKAKTSTATLLARILSFKDKVILHTTRGIEYLSENQHIMLHKGLSITPASILEVVNIVKEQEIEPSVYVLEESLGTTGTGEMGILTTLTPDYRIASDSKWASEAKLQIMQHSVVIMNHQDTRLIENNTKTEIITFSNDSQKADLISRISGETISIVSDGKTIDCKLQPGYNPEEYAISFAASTCAGLRAGADPHDIKRTFEGFSGLEGRMRQVEFQQRRLIDNSSSGLGIDSARSAIEMGLNRSAKNVLIIGEHAAQVCEGFPPENVQILLSEYKPFLDHVILIGKRMENLSSQNIIHRKNLQEGLECALSLTDSGDTIISCVKCFR, encoded by the coding sequence ATGACAGCAGGGCAGAGACATTTCATAGTGCTTGACCTGAATCACGGTGGCCTGTTGATAAGCAGTAAACTTGCAGGCCACGGATACAGAGTAACCGCAGTGGATGTTTACGGCACACTACCCAAAGAAAAATTCTCTGGCCTGCCTGCTGAAGTAGAGGTGGTTAGTAAGCCACCTCTGCCAGACAAAAACGCTATTATAATCACACCTGTTCATCTTGACCCCACCTATCCTGTTCTTGCAAAAGCCATATCGCAGGGAAATATCATCTATTCTCACCATTACATCACCGGCCAGATCCTGCGTGAGGAAGGCATCTTCAGTCAAGCAAAAGTAATCGAGATCACCGGGGTTAAAGCCAAGACCAGTACTGCAACCCTTCTGGCCAGGATACTATCCTTTAAAGATAAAGTCATACTACATACTACCCGGGGCATAGAATACCTATCAGAAAACCAACACATCATGCTCCATAAAGGTCTCAGTATAACTCCCGCAAGCATACTTGAAGTTGTTAATATTGTCAAAGAGCAGGAAATTGAGCCATCGGTTTATGTGCTGGAAGAATCGCTGGGCACAACTGGCACGGGAGAAATGGGCATACTCACAACCCTCACCCCTGACTACAGGATCGCTTCAGACAGCAAATGGGCAAGTGAAGCCAAATTGCAGATTATGCAACATTCTGTTGTGATAATGAATCATCAGGATACCAGGCTCATAGAAAATAACACAAAGACTGAGATCATAACATTTTCTAACGACAGTCAAAAAGCCGATCTTATCAGCAGAATATCCGGAGAAACTATCAGTATCGTATCTGATGGGAAGACCATCGACTGCAAACTCCAACCAGGTTACAATCCTGAAGAATATGCAATTTCTTTTGCCGCCAGCACATGTGCCGGCCTGCGGGCAGGAGCAGACCCGCACGACATAAAGAGAACCTTTGAAGGATTTAGTGGTTTAGAAGGAAGAATGCGGCAGGTGGAGTTTCAACAAAGGAGACTAATTGATAACTCCAGTTCGGGGTTGGGTATTGATTCTGCAAGATCGGCCATTGAAATGGGACTGAATAGATCGGCAAAGAATGTGTTGATTATCGGAGAACATGCCGCACAGGTATGCGAAGGCTTTCCTCCGGAAAACGTCCAGATTCTGCTTTCAGAATACAAACCGTTCCTTGACCATGTGATCCTGATAGGCAAACGCATGGAAAACTTAAGTTCACAGAATATCATTCACAGAAAAAATCTGCAGGAAGGCCTGGAATGTGCCCTTTCGTTAACCGACAGCGGCGACACCATTATATCCTGCGTTAAATGTTTCAGGTAA